The genomic interval GTGAAGTCAGGTTGTCCGCCATGTAGTTGACGTTGTCGGTCAGGTCGCGCCAGACCCCGGAGACGCCCAACACCTGAGCCCTGCCGCCGAGTCGGCCGTCGGTGCCGACCTCGCGGGCCACCCGGGTCACCTCGTCGGCGAAGGCGCGCAGCTGCTCCACCATCGTGTTGACGGTGTCCTTGAGTTCGAGGATCTCGCCGCGGGCGTCGACGGTGATCTTCTTCGACAGGTCGCCGTTGGCCACGGCGGTGGTGACCTGGGCGATGTTCCGCACCTGTGAAGTCAGGTTCAGGGCCATGAAGTTGACGTTGTCCGTGAGGTCCTTCCAGACCCCGCTGACGCCCCGCACCTGCGCCTGACCGCCGAGGTTGCCCTCGGTGCCGACCTCGCGGGCCACGCGCGTCACTTCGTCGGCGAAGGCGGAGAGCTGGTCGACCATGGTGTTGATCGTGGACTTCAGCTCCAGGATCTCGCCCTTGGCCTCCACCGTGATCTTCTTGCCGAGGTCGCCCTGCGCGACGGCGGTGGACACCAGGGCGATGTTCCTGACCTGTGAAGTCAGGTTGTCCGCCATGAAGTTGACGTTGTCGGTGAGGTCTTTCCAGACGCCGGAGACGCCTCGCACCTGGGCCCGCCCGCCCAAGTTGCCCTCGGTGCCGACCTCGCGGGCCACGCGCGTGACCTCGTCGGCGAAGGCGGAGAGCTGGTCGACCATCGTGTTGATGGTCGACTTCAGTTCGAGGATCTCGCCCTGCGCGTCGACCGTGATCTTCTGACTCAGGTCGCCGTTCGCCACGGCCGTCGTCACCTGGGCGATGTTGCGGACCTGCGACGTCAGGTTCGAGGCCATGAAGTTGACGTTGTCGGTGAGGTCCTTCCAGACCCCGGACACGCCCCGCACCTGCGCCCGGCCGCCCAACTGCCCCTCGGTGCCCACTTCTCGGGCGACGCGCGTCACCTCGTCCGCGAAGGCGGAGAGCTGGTCGACCATCGTGTTCACGGTGAGCTTCAGTTCGAGCAGTTCGCCGGTCGCCTCGACGGTGACCGTACGGGTCAGGTCGCCGCGCGCCACCGCCGTCGTCACCAGGGCGATGTCCCGTACCTGTGCGGTCAGCCGGGACGCCATGGTGTTGACCGCCTCGGTCACATCACGCCAACTGCCGGACAGACCGGTCACCTTGGCGCGGCCACCGAGTCTGCCCTCGGTGCCGACCTCGCGGGCGACCCGGGTCACCTCCCCGGTGAACAGGGAGAGTTGGTCCACCATCTTGTTCACGGCCCGGCCCAGGTGCCGTAGATCACCGCGCAACTGCCTGCTGCCGTCGTGCAGATCGACCCGCTGGGTCAGGTCGCCGCCCGCCACCGCGTCCAGCACGCGGGTCGCGTTGGCGGCCGGGGCGACGAGGGCGTCGAGGAGCTGGTTGACGTCGTTGACGCGGGAGGTCCAACTGCCCTGGCCGGGGCTGGCCGAGAGGCGTTCGTCGAGGCGGCCGTGGCGCACCAGTTCCCGTTTGACGCGCTGCGTCTCGGAGTTGAAGTGGGTGCTGCGGTCCATGATCTGGTTGAAGGCGGCGGTCAGTTCGGCCACCATGCCGTGGCCCGTCTCCGGCGCCTTCGTGAAGTCCCCGTCGCGGGCGGCCGTCATCACGGCGAGCAGCGGACGGAGATCGGATGCTCGAATCCAGTCGTCTTTGTGACCGTCTTCGAGCACACGCGTAGCACTGTTCTCACTCATGGCGGCCCACTTCGGTAACTCGGCGCTTATGGCCGCGGTCAGTCTGTCACTCTGTCCGCATCGATCGAGGCGTATTCGTCCGAACTGCTCGGGGAGCTGCGCATGGGGGCCATACCGACGCAACGGGAGACCACTTCGCGTGCTCCCGATGCGCCCGCGCACCACGGCGCGGACCGGCGTACGACGGTGCGCGCCACGCTCTCCGGCAGCCCTCTCGCGCCCGGTTCCGCCCGCGGTCTGGTGCGCTCCGCGCTCCGTGAATGGGCCGAACTCGGCCTGCCCGGCACCGAGAAGCTCACCGACCGGCTGGCCGACGACGCGATGGTCGTCGTCAGCGAACTCGTCACCAACGCCGTCGTGCACGCGGGCACGGACGTCGAGTTGGTGTGCCGGCTTGAGGACACCGACTCGATCGTCGTCGAGGTCGCCGACCACCACCCCTCCCGCGCCCCGCGCGACAACAGCGCCGAACAGGCGTACGAGACACCGGAGTTCGGCCGCGGCCTGCGTCTCGTCTCCACCCTCGCCGAGGCCTGGGGCGTCACCTACCGCACCGGCGTCAAGACCGTATGGGCCCGCCTGCCCGCCGAAGGCACCCCGGCCGCCGAGGAGTTGGAGACCTACGCCGGTGAGCGCGGCCTCCGCGTAGCCGAGATCCTCGCCCCCGAACCTCCCCCACTCTCGAACACACTCAAGCGGGGGGACCCCCATCGCGCCGAACGCGACCGGGACTGGCTCGGCCGCGGCGCCCTCTCCTTCCTCGCCGAGGCCTCCGACCTGCTCGCCGGACAGCTCGACGAGGACCTCGTCGCCGCGCTCGCCGGACAGCTGATCGTGCCGAGGCTCGCCGACTGGTGCGCCGTCTGGCTGGAGGACGAGGCGACGGGCCGCGGCGGCTGGGGCGAGGGCGCCGGCGCCGGGCCGCGCCTCGCCCGCGTCTGGCACGGCAGCGAGAACCGCATCGAGGAACTGCGCCGCGCCCTGGAGAAGGACCCGCCCCGCCCGCCGGACTCCCTGCGGCCCGTCTCCTACCCCTGGCCCGCCGACGCACTGGGCCCGCACGGCACCCACGGCGCGGCACTGTCGTACCGCCTCATCGCGGGCGGCCGCCCGCTCGGCACGCTCGTCATCGGGCGGTCCGGGCTGCCCCGCTTCCCCGACGAGGTCACCGGCCTGGTCGAGGACCTCAGCCGCCGCGTCGCGCTCGCGATCGGCGCGGCCCGCCAGTACGCCCGCCAGGCCACCATCAGCCGCGTCCTCCAGCGCGGCCTGCTGCCCGGCGCCGTCGCCGAGATCCCCGGCCTGCACAGCGCCCTCGTCTACGAACCCTGCGACAAGGGCGGCCCCAGCGGCGACTTCTACGACGTCTTCCCGGCCGGCGACGGCCGCTGGTGCTTCGCCCTCGGCGACGTCCAGGGCAAGGGCCCCGAGGCCGCCGTAGTGATCGGCCTGGCCCGCCCCTGGCTACGGCTCCTCGCCCGCGAGGGCTACGGCGTCGCCGACGTCCTCGACCGCCTCAACCAGCTCCTCCTCGACGACGCCACCGAGGCCGCCGACGCGGCCGCCCACGCGATGGTGGCGGCGGGCGGCATGCCGGGCCCGGTCGGCGACGGCCCCCGCTTCCTCTCCCTCCTCTACGGCGAGCTGGTCCCCTTCGACGGCGGCGTCCGCTGCACCCTCGCCTCCGCCGGACACCCGCTGCCCCTGCTCCTCGGCCCGGACGGCAGCGTCGGCACGGCAGCCCGCCCGCAGACCCTCCTCGGGGTCATCGAGGACGTGACATACACCAGCGAGACCTTCGAACTGCGGCCCGGCGACAGCCTGTTGTGCGTCACGGACGGGGTGACCGAGCGCCGCTCCGGGTCGGTCCAGTTCGACGACGGCGACGGCCTCGCGACCGCGCTCGCGGGGTGCGCGGGCCTGAACGCCGAGCTGATCGCGGAGCGCATCAAACGCCTGGTGCACGAGTTCGGCGGCCGTCCCCCGGAGGACGACATGGCGCTGCTGGTGCTCCAGGCGGAACAGGCGGAGTAGACAGTCGTACGGGTGCTGGACAATGGAAGGCATGCCTTCCGCACTCCCCGACGGCGATCCCGTCCCCGAAGACGGCTCACTGCCCGCACAGGCGCTCGCCGGGGCCGTAGACCGCCCCCTCGGGTTCTATCTGCACGTCCCGTACTGCGCGACCCGCTGCGGCTACTGCGACTTCAACACCTACACGGCGACCGAGCTGCGCGGCACGGGCGGAGTGCTGGCCTCCCGTGACAACTACGCGGACACCCTGATCGACGAGGTCCGCCTGGCCCGCAAGGTCCTCGGCGACGACCCGCGCCCGGTCCGCACGGTCTTCGTCGGCGGCGGCACGCCCACGCTGCTCGCGGCGGGCGATCTCGTACGGATGCTGGGCGCGATCCGGGACGAGTTCGGCCTGGCACCGGACGCGGAGATCACGACGGAGGCGAACCCGGAGTCGGTGGACCCCGCCTACCTCGCGGCCCTCCGCGACGGCGGCTTCAACCGCGTCTCCTTCGGCATGCAGAGCGCGAAACAGCACGTACTGAAAGTCCTCGACCGCACCCACACCCCCGGCCGCCCCGAGGCCTGCGTCGCGGAGGCCCGCGCGGCCGGCTTCGACCACGTCAACCTCGACCTGATCTACGGCACCCCCGGCGAGACGGACGACGACTGGCGCGCCTCCCTCGACTCCGCCCTCGGCGCGGGCCCCGACCACATCAGCGCCTACGCCCTGATCGTCGAGGAGGGCACCCAGCTCGCCCGCCGCATCCGCCGCGGCGAGGTCCCCATGACGGACGACGACGTCCACGCCGACCGCTACCTCATCGCCGACGAGGTGATGTCGGCGGCGGGCTTCGACTGGTACGAGGTGTCCAACTGGGCAACGTCGAATTCCGGCCGTTGTCTCCACAACGAGCTGTACTGGCGCGGCGCCGACTGGTGGGGCGCGGGCCCCGGAGCGCACTCGCACGTGGGCGGGGTGCGGTGGTGGAACGTGAAGCACCCGGGCGCGTACGCGGGGGCGCTGGCGGCCGGCCGCTCCCCGGGCGCGGGCCGGGAGATCCTCTCGGCGGAGGACCGCCGGGTGGAACGCATCCTGCTGGAGCTACGGCTCCGCGAGGGTGCCCCGCTGGACCTGCTCCGGCCGGAGGGGCTCGCGGCCTCGCGCCGGGCGCTGCGGGACGGGCTGCTGGAGGCGGGGCCGTACGAGGAGGGGAGCGCCGTGCTCACGTTGCGGGGGCGGTTGCTGGCGGACGCGGTGGTGCGGGATCTGGTGGACTGATCACTCGGGGAGTGAACCGGGGCGGGAGGCCGAGCCGGTCGCTGATCCACTTTCCTGGGCTGCCGTTGTGAGCGACCGGCGAATCACCGAGTTCTTTGCGGAGTTCGAGCCCCCTGAGGGCTTGAGGGCTGAACTCCTCCGGGGGGAGATCGTGCTGACGGCCAGGCGTGACCTGGTACACAACGCGATCGTGGAGACGGTTCAGGACCAGATTCCCTGGAGCGGCTGGAGACGGCTTCAGACGCAGCGGGTGGCGATCCCCGAAGAGCCGAGTGAGCCGCAGCCGGACCTGGTGGTGATCGAGCGCGGTGCCGGCCCCGACGGGGGAAGACTGATGCCTGCCGAGGTCATCACGCTGCCGGTCGAGGTCGTCTCCACCAACAGCGTCCATCGCGACTACAGCGTGAAGCGCTCGATCTACGCGGCGGCAAAGGTACCCGGGTACCTGATCATCGATCCGGTCATGGCCCAGTGCGTCCTGTTCACCGAGCCGACGGGCACGGGCGAGAACGCGGACTACCGGTGCCGGCGGATCACCGAGTTCGGCGACCTCACACCGTTGGAGCCCATCGGTGTCGAACTGGACACCGGCGAATTCGCCGCCTACGAGAACGTCACGCCTCACCGCCGGCCGTGACGAAGTCGATCAACTCCTCGACCCTTCCCAGGAGTTCCGGCTCCAGATCCCGGTAAGACCCCACCTTGGCCAGAATCGCCTGCCACACCGCACCGGTGTTTTCCGGCCAACCCAGGGACCGGCACACGCCCGTCTTCCAGTCCTGCCCGTGCGGAACGCGGGGCCACGCGGCGATGCCCACGGAGGACGGTTTCACGGCCTCCCAGATGTCGATGTACGGGTGGCCCACGACGAGCGCGTGCTCACTCGTGACCGACCGGGCGATGCGCCACTCCTTGGTGCCGGGGAGCAGGTGGTCGACCAGGATGCCCAGCCGCGCGTCCGGGCCGGGATCGAATTCCGCGACGATCGACGGGAGGTCGTCGACGCCCTCCAGGTACTCGACCACCACGCCCTCGATGCGCAGGTCGTCGCCCCACACCCGCTCGACGAGTTCGGCGTCGTGCCGGCCCTCCACGTAGATCCGCCCGGCGCGAGCCACACGCGCGCGTGCACCCGGGACGGCCACCGAACCGGAAGCCGTACGCGTGGGCCGTAGGGGACTCGACACGGGCCTCACCAGGGTGACGACTCGGCCCTCCAGGAGGAAGCCGCGCGGCTCCATCGGGAACACCCGGTGCTTGCCGAAGCGGTCCTCCAGGGTGACCGTGCCGGCCTCGCAGCGGATCACCGCGCCGCAGAAACCGGTGCCCGGCTCCTCGACCACCAGGCCCGCCTCCGCGGGGACCTCGGGGGCCGGCTTGGGCTTCTTCCACGGCGGGGTCAGGTCGGCGGAGTACTGGCGCATTCGGATGACGATAGGAGAACCGGGCCGACCACCGTCACGACACGCCGAAACGCGTTGCCAACGCGTCCCGTTGGGCCCGCACGAACCCCGCGTCCACCACCGCTCCGTGACCGGGCACGTACACCGCGTCCGCCCCGCCCAGGGAGAGGAGCCGGTCGAGCGCCGCCGGCCAGAGCGCCGGAACCGCGTCCGGGCCCGCCTGCGGTTCGCCGGACTCCTCGACCAGGTCGCCGCAGAACACGACCGGCGGGTCGCCCGGCACCACGACCACGAGATCGTGGGCGGTGTGCCCCCGCATCGCCACCAGCCGGACCGCCGGGCCGTCGTCGAGTTCGAGCAGTGTGGGGTCCCGCACATGTTCGCGGGGGCGTACGAGGACGTCCGCCGCGTTCTCCGCGGCCTCCGGGTCCAGCCCGTTGCGCACCGCGTCGGCCCGCAACTCCTCCCCACCGCTCTCGAACACCTCGTCCGCGCCCGCGGCCACGAAAACCGTCGCCCCGGCAAAGGCCGCCGCCCCGAAGACATGGTCGAAATGCGGGTGGGTGAGCGCGAGAAATGGCACACGCCGCCCGGCGAGCGCCTGCGCCTGCCTACGCAACCGCGCGCCCTCCGCCAGGCTCGACCCCGCGTCGATCAACAGCGCCGAGTCCCCGCCGATCACCAGCCCGACCGTGCAGTCCCAGCCAG from Streptomyces sp. NBC_01288 carries:
- a CDS encoding SpoIIE family protein phosphatase — translated: MGAIPTQRETTSRAPDAPAHHGADRRTTVRATLSGSPLAPGSARGLVRSALREWAELGLPGTEKLTDRLADDAMVVVSELVTNAVVHAGTDVELVCRLEDTDSIVVEVADHHPSRAPRDNSAEQAYETPEFGRGLRLVSTLAEAWGVTYRTGVKTVWARLPAEGTPAAEELETYAGERGLRVAEILAPEPPPLSNTLKRGDPHRAERDRDWLGRGALSFLAEASDLLAGQLDEDLVAALAGQLIVPRLADWCAVWLEDEATGRGGWGEGAGAGPRLARVWHGSENRIEELRRALEKDPPRPPDSLRPVSYPWPADALGPHGTHGAALSYRLIAGGRPLGTLVIGRSGLPRFPDEVTGLVEDLSRRVALAIGAARQYARQATISRVLQRGLLPGAVAEIPGLHSALVYEPCDKGGPSGDFYDVFPAGDGRWCFALGDVQGKGPEAAVVIGLARPWLRLLAREGYGVADVLDRLNQLLLDDATEAADAAAHAMVAAGGMPGPVGDGPRFLSLLYGELVPFDGGVRCTLASAGHPLPLLLGPDGSVGTAARPQTLLGVIEDVTYTSETFELRPGDSLLCVTDGVTERRSGSVQFDDGDGLATALAGCAGLNAELIAERIKRLVHEFGGRPPEDDMALLVLQAEQAE
- the hemW gene encoding radical SAM family heme chaperone HemW, giving the protein MPSALPDGDPVPEDGSLPAQALAGAVDRPLGFYLHVPYCATRCGYCDFNTYTATELRGTGGVLASRDNYADTLIDEVRLARKVLGDDPRPVRTVFVGGGTPTLLAAGDLVRMLGAIRDEFGLAPDAEITTEANPESVDPAYLAALRDGGFNRVSFGMQSAKQHVLKVLDRTHTPGRPEACVAEARAAGFDHVNLDLIYGTPGETDDDWRASLDSALGAGPDHISAYALIVEEGTQLARRIRRGEVPMTDDDVHADRYLIADEVMSAAGFDWYEVSNWATSNSGRCLHNELYWRGADWWGAGPGAHSHVGGVRWWNVKHPGAYAGALAAGRSPGAGREILSAEDRRVERILLELRLREGAPLDLLRPEGLAASRRALRDGLLEAGPYEEGSAVLTLRGRLLADAVVRDLVD
- a CDS encoding Uma2 family endonuclease, whose protein sequence is MSDRRITEFFAEFEPPEGLRAELLRGEIVLTARRDLVHNAIVETVQDQIPWSGWRRLQTQRVAIPEEPSEPQPDLVVIERGAGPDGGRLMPAEVITLPVEVVSTNSVHRDYSVKRSIYAAAKVPGYLIIDPVMAQCVLFTEPTGTGENADYRCRRITEFGDLTPLEPIGVELDTGEFAAYENVTPHRRP
- a CDS encoding DUF3097 domain-containing protein, which encodes MRQYSADLTPPWKKPKPAPEVPAEAGLVVEEPGTGFCGAVIRCEAGTVTLEDRFGKHRVFPMEPRGFLLEGRVVTLVRPVSSPLRPTRTASGSVAVPGARARVARAGRIYVEGRHDAELVERVWGDDLRIEGVVVEYLEGVDDLPSIVAEFDPGPDARLGILVDHLLPGTKEWRIARSVTSEHALVVGHPYIDIWEAVKPSSVGIAAWPRVPHGQDWKTGVCRSLGWPENTGAVWQAILAKVGSYRDLEPELLGRVEELIDFVTAGGEA
- a CDS encoding MBL fold metallo-hydrolase, whose amino-acid sequence is MRVTWEEAGWERLAAGVGRCRLPGWDCTVGLVIGGDSALLIDAGSSLAEGARLRRQAQALAGRRVPFLALTHPHFDHVFGAAAFAGATVFVAAGADEVFESGGEELRADAVRNGLDPEAAENAADVLVRPREHVRDPTLLELDDGPAVRLVAMRGHTAHDLVVVVPGDPPVVFCGDLVEESGEPQAGPDAVPALWPAALDRLLSLGGADAVYVPGHGAVVDAGFVRAQRDALATRFGVS